The window TTTGGCAGATTATTTGGTAGAACACTGTGACGTTCCGTTTCGTGAAGCGCACCACATCACGGGACGTGCGGTTGCTCGTGCCGAAGTATTGGGAATCGATTTGAGTGATATTGCCTACAGTGAACTTCACGCTATCGACAGCCGTATCAAAGAGGACGTTATCCCTTATTTAGCAATTGAACATTCGATGAATGCTCGCGTATCGCAAGGGGGAACAGCGGAAGTGCGCACACTAGAGCAAATTATCTATTTTGATCACTTTTTAAAGGATGTAAAACTATGAAAATCACTGTAAGTCATCTAAATGAGATGAAGTTTGAGGCTAAAACTGAAAAAAGCAGTTTTATTATCGATTGTCCTCAAATCTCTCCGATTGAGTATTTTTTGAGCGGATTGATCGGATGTACTGCTACCGATATCGTTATGCTTCCTCAAAAGTCAGGTAATAGTGTTAAAAATCTGAGTGTATCGGGTGAAGTAGTTCGAAATGAAACCCCGCCGCGAAAGTTTAATACATTGCATTTGGAATACTCTTTTGATTCGGATGCGGATGATACTACCGCTGCTCGTTGGGTAATGGCAAGTGTTGAAACCTATTGCTCAACGATCAATACGATCCGCGATACTACCACAATTACGTACACAATCATCCATAATGGGGAGACCATTTGTGAAAATGAAGCGATGATTAGTGGTGGCGGAAGTGATGTTGATTTCGGCAATCTTCAAGGGTGTAATGCGTAAGTAATTGATTTTATACAGTCGGTTTATTACTCGTCATCCTCGGGCTTGACCCGGGGATCCATCCCTATTAAAGAAAGCTGGATTCCCGCCTACGCGGGAATGACGATTGGGTTAAAAGAAATCTTTCGGATCAGCATCCGCAAAATGCCCCCATTTGAGTTTTGCTCCGCCGAGGATATGGAAGTGGAGATGTCCTACCTCTTGCCCTCCGTTTTCACCGATATTGCTGATGATACGGTATCCGCTTTGATCTATTCCCAATTCACGAGCAACTTCTTGCATAAATGAGCCCATTTTCCCCATTAGCCCTTCCGGAATATCATTAAAACTGTTATAATGCGTTTTTGGAATAACCAATACATGCACCGGTGCTTTTGGATTGATGTCATGAAAAGCAAAGAAGTTTTCATCTTCTTTTACCAGATTAGATGGGATTTCACGATTGATTATTTTACAAAATATACACATAGTAAACCTCTTTTTTAACCACATTGTAGCATACAGCGCTCGCCTTGAAGCTTATTGTAAAAGAGATTTCACTATAATAACCCTATATAATGAATGATGGAGACATGGCTTTGGAAGAGTGGTACAACGCTATCAAAACAGCCGATACAATTGATAAAATTGAAGAGATTCGGATTGCGATTTTTGGAAAAAAAGGGATTATGAACGCGGAATTTGCCCGTATGAAAGATATCCCCGATGCTGAAAAAGGGACATTTGCCAAAGAGCTCAATATCCATAAAGAGGGACTGAATGCATTGCTTGTTGACCGAAAACTTTTTTTGGCGATGGAGCATCTTAATGCAACAATGAAAGCTGAAGCGGTAGATGTAAGTCTTTTTTCACCAACGAGTGAACGTGGAGCGCTGCATCCTGTGATGGAGACGATGGATAGAATCGTTGAATATTTCACTGCTATGAATTTTGCGGTTCATACCGGACCGATGGTGGAGGATGATTTTCATAATTTTGAAGCGTTAAATCTCCCTAAATACCATCCGGCACGTGATATGCAAGATACTTTTTATTTTGCTGATGGAAAGCTTTTGCGTACTCATACGTCACCGGTTCAAATCCGTACGATGATGGCAACAAAACCACCTATTCGTATGATTGCACCGGGTTCGGTATTTCGTCGCGATTATGATATTACCCATACACCGATGTTTCATCAAGTAGAGGGACTAGTGGTCGAAGATGAGGGTAAAGTTTCGTTTGCCAATCTCAAATTTATCCTCGAAGATTTTCTTAAAACGATGTTCGGTGATGTCGATGTCCGTTTCCGTCCGAGCTTTTTCCCTTTCACGGAACCTTCTGCTGAAGTCGATATTAGCTGTATTTTTTGTGGCGGTGAAGGGTGTCGAGTATGTTCTCGAACCGGTTGGCTCGAAGTGCTTGGTTGTGGGATTGTTGATCCCAATGTTTTTAAAGCGGTTGGGTATGAGAATGTGAGCGGATACGCGTTTGGATTGGGTGTTGAGCGGTTTGCAATGCTCATCCACCGTATCGGCGATTTACGCTCACTGTTTGAAGGTGATGTTAGATTATTGGAGCAGTTTAGATGATCGTTACAAAAAATTGGTTAAATGAGTGGATTGATCTTTCATCCGTAACAACAGAACAGTTGCTCAAAACGTTTAACAGTATCGGACTCGAAGTTGATTCGCATGAGGCGATGAATGTTCCAAACGGTGTTGTTATCGGATTTGTTGAGGGGTGTGAAAAGCATCCAGATGCTGATAAACTCAATGTTTGTCAAGTCAATGTCGGTAGTGAAGTACGTCAAATTGTGTGCGGAGCGTCCAATGTTCGTGCCGGAATTTATGTTGCGGTTGCTACTGTTGGTGCTGAGCTTCCCGGTGGATTAACGATTAAAGAAGCAGTATTGCGCGGTGTCGATTCGCATGGGATGATTTGCTCTTCCAAAGAGATTGGATTGCCGAGTACCGGTGAGGGGATTATGATTCTCGATGGTAGTATCGGTGAATTGGTATGCGGTAAAAATCTGAATACCTATGAGCCATTTTGCGATGATATTATCGAGATTGAACTTACCGCTAATCGTGGAGACTGTTTAAGTATACATGGAGTTGCACGTGATTTGGGTGCAGCATTAAATAAAGAGTTACGTGAGCGTAAAACAAAAGTTGAACCTGATGGACGTCTAGGAATAGGGCGTATTTTACAGTTGCAACATCAAGAGACCTATGATGTCGGATTATTGTATGGAGCGGTTGATGTAAAAGCGTTAAGTGTACCGTTTATTGTGGCACTTCGTATGGCGATTTTAGGTGAGAGTTATCCGAATGTGATGATTACCTTACTCAAATATGCAACCCACAGTAGTGGAGTTATTTTACGCGCCTATCCTTTTAACGCTTTGGAAGAAACATCTGGCGGTAAATCGATGATTACCTTGAAACGTGATGAAAACGGTTATGCGGCACTCTATGGTAAAACAAATCTCTCTATTGTGGGTGTGTCTCAAAACCACGATACCCGTTTTGAAGAAACAGAAGGTTTGGCAATTATCGAAGCGAGTTATATCCCACCTGAAATTATTGCTAAAAAAATGTTTGAGACAAAAATAGAGAGTTGTCCCCACTATTATCACACTTCACGCGGCTCTGAGCCATCTCTAAAATATGGTATACAATACGGTATGGAACTTTTAGAAAAGTATTCAAATTCAACCTTATACGGCGGTTATTTGGAACTTGAATCACCCCGTGAGACTCGTATTGTGACGATGGATGAAGAGGAGTTTGAATCGTTTATCGGAATGAAAATTGACAAAACAAAATTGACCCAAATTTTGAAAAATCTTGGAATGAGTATTAGTAAACCGAAAACCTCTTCATTTGCGATTTCGATCCCTTCATTTCGACATGATATCGTGAATAAACAAGACATTGTTGAAGAGATTGTCCGTATTGTCGGAATCGATAATATCCCCTCTAAACCGCTTTTATTTTCCGAAAGTAATCAACATACAGCTGATTTAGAGAGTTATAAAAAAGTTCGACTCTATCGTCAACGTTCAGCTCAAAGCGGCTTTTTTGAATCGGTCCATTTTGTCTTTAATGAACGAAGTGTGTGTGAACGTTTTGGTTTTGCGTGTACAGCACACAATCAAGAGCTTTTAAATCCTATTACAGCAAATTTTGATACCCTTCGTCCAACGCTTCTTATCGGGCTTTTGAATTCGGCAAGTGCGAATGTAAAAGTAAACCAAAAAAAGATTGCGCTATTTGAGAGTGGTATGGTATTCGATACTAATCGTGCTGAGAGTAAACGTATCGGTTTTATCCTTAGTGGTGCGTGTGAAGGGGATAAAATCTCGAACAGCGGTAAAGCATCTTCCGTCGATTTGGCCTATTTTGTCCAAAAGGTAGCCGATATTGTCGGTTCATTCGAGATGAAAGAAACTACCCCGACCCATTCGTTGGCACACCCTTATATGGCAGCAAAAGTGATGATTAACGGGAGTGTTGCCGGAGAGATATTCCGTCTTCATCCGAGTATCGAAAGTGAATTTGACCTCTCTACGACGTTTATGTGTGAATTAGAGATGGATTGTTTGCCTTACGGACTTATCCAAGCACAACCGTATTCAAAATATCAAGCCTCTTTTAGAGATTTGAGTTTGATGGTTCCAAAAACATTAACTTATGAAGCAATCAAAGAGGTTATTTCTAAACATTCGAGCGCTGATATTAAACGTTTTTATCCTGTAGATCGTTACAGTTCTGAAAGTTTAGGTGAGAGTGTTAGTCTGAGTTTACGTTTTGTATTGCAATCGGATGAAAAAACACTTGAAGAAGAAGAGATTACTACATCGATAGAGTGGATATTGACCGCTTTGAGAGAAGAGCTAGGGGTAAGTTTGCGATGATGCGTGCCAAGGTAACTGCCAGTGAATCTTTTGCATTAGTTACGGATGCTATTGCACCGGATAAGTCGATTTCGCACCGTTGTGCAATGTTCGCTGTTTTAGCAGAGGGGGAGAGCCGTATTGAAAATTTTCTTCGAGCGGAAGATACCCTTAACACGCTAAAGATTGTCGGTCATTTAGGGGCGAAAATCACTGATGACGGCTCTGTTATCACTATCCAATCCAACGGGATTCAAGAGAGCCCTGAGATTCTCGATTGTGGCAATTCTGGGACAGGGATGCGCCTTTTTTGTGGGCTTCTTAGCTCTGCAAATGGTCATTTTATCCTTAGTGGAGATGAGTACCTCAAACGTCGTCCGATGAAGCGGGTAACCCAGCCGTTACGTTCTATCGGAGCACAGCTCGATGGACGCAATAACGGTGATCTCGCCCCTCTCTCCATTCGCGGTGCGTCACTCAAAGCATTTGATTATACCTCCCCTATCGCGTCGGCACAGGTGAAAAGTGCGATGATGTTAGCAGCACTCCGCTCTGATGGTATTTGTACGTTTCGTGAACCGGAATTGAGCCGTGATCATACGGAACGGATGCTTCGCGGAATGGGTGCTCGTGTAGAAGTAAACGGTTTAGAGACTAAGATTTGGCCTTTAGAAAAGCCCCTTCAACCATTAAAAATTCGTGTCCCTGCTGATCCCTCCAGTGCCTTTTTCTTTGCCGTTGCCGCAGCGATTACCCCTAATTCGAGTGTGGTGATTGAGGGAGTTACCCTCAATCCCACCCGTATCGAAGCATTTAAAGTTTTGGAGAAAATGGGTGCGGATATTACCTATACTTTGAATGATGAGACCTATGAGCCTGTTGGAACAATCAGCGTGAAATACGCGCCACTCAAAGCGGTTGTGGTGGAAGAAAATATCTCATGGTTGATTGATGAACTTCCCGCACTCTCTATCGCTATGGCGTGTGCCGAGGGGAAAAGTATCATCAAAAACGCTGAGGAGTTGCGGGTCAAAGAATCAGACCGTATCAAAACGGTGGTGGATAATCTCAACCTTTGCGGTATTGAAACAGAAGAGTATAGCGATGGATATGCAGTTGTCGGTGGAACCTTACAATCTGCCGTTGTGAACAGTTATGGGGATCACCGTATTGCGATGAGTTTTTTGATTGCCGGATTACGTTGCGGTATGGAAGTGGAAGATATTGAGTGTATTAATACCTCTTTCCCAAACTTTTTTGAACTCTTAGGAGAATGTACTAAGGTTGAAAAATGAAAATAGAGTTGGCGGAGAGTTATGGATTTTGTTTCGGAGTGAAACGGGCAATTAAGATTGCTGAGGAGAACAAAAATTCTGCAACCTATGGTCCACTCATCCATAATGCCAACGAGATTGAGAGGCTTAAACGTGATTTTAACGTTGCGTTGAGTGAAAACTTAGATAGCTTTAAATCGGGAGATACTGCCGTTATACGGACGCACGGAATACCTAAAGAGGAGTTGTCTCTTTTAAAACAGCGTGAAGTCAATGTCATTGATGCTACATGCCCCTATGTGACCAAACCGCAGCAAATCTGCGAAGAGATGAGCTCACAAGGGTATGACATCGTCATTTTCGGAGATGAGGCTCACCCTGAGATAAAAGGGGTAAAAAGCTACGGAGAAACACATGTTTATGTGGTCAACAGTGCGGATGAAGTAGATGCTCTCCGCTTGCGTGAAAAAGTGGCTACGGTTGCCCAAACGACCCGTAAAGTAGAAGATTATCAACAAATCGTTGCTAAATTAATGGCGAAGCATAAAGAGGTACGTGTTTTTAATACCATTTGTAATGCAACCTTTGATAATCAAGATGCGGCCTATAAACTTGCAAAAGAAGCAGATATTATGATTGTTATAGGTGGAAAGAATTCATCGAATACCAAACAACTCCATTCGATTGCCAAAGATCAATGTTCTGACAGTTACCATATCGAAACACCTGAAGAGATTGATGTTGCATGGTTTGTCGGTAAAATTTTTTGCGGTATCAGTGCCGGTGCATCGACCCCTGATTGGATTATACAATCCGTTATTGAGCGAATTCAACAAATTTCTCACTCTTAATTTTTCTCCTTTTTTATCGAAAAAAAAGCATTTCTACGCTATAATCAACCAATTTTTAGTAACAAGGGAATAGGCATGGCGTTCGATAACGAAGCGTATGAAGAAGAAAATTTTGCTGAAATGCTGGAGGCATCGTTCAAAGAGCAAGAATCCACACGCATTACAGAGGGTGAAGTTGTAGAGATTCAAGAGGGTGATAACCGTGCATTAGTAGGTGTTGGCGAAAAACTTGAAGGGATTCTTCCACTCGATGAGATCCGTGATGCAGAGGGCAAACTTCTTTTTAACGTTGGTGATAAAATCACCGTTATGGTAATGGGACACTACAATGAGCGTCCAAAAATTTCATACAAAAAAGTGTTGGAACAAGAGAAAACTTTGGCATTTATCAATGCACACAAAGAAGATTTTGAATCGGTTGTGATCGAAGCACTCGTGACCAAGAAAAATAAAGGTGGCTATTTGCTTGAAGCAGATGATGTTCACTTTTTCCTTCCACGCTCACTCGCAGCGTTCAAAGATACCGATCAAGTAGTCGGTAAAACGATCAAAGCACAAGTGGTTAAAGTAGACCCTGCTGAAGCATCGATTGTTGTTTCTCGTCGTAAACTTTTTAATGATGAGCGTAAACGTAAAAAAGAGGTTATTGATGCATTGATGGAAGAGGGTAAAATTATCCAAGGTACCGTCAAAAAAATCACTAGCTACGGAATGTTCGTTGATGTTGGCGGCATTGACGGTTTGGTTCACTACAATGAAATCAGTTACAAAGGTCCTGTGAACCCATCAAAACTTTATAAAGAGGGTGATGCGGTTACCGTAAAAGCGATTGCGTATGATAAAGACAAACGTCACCTTTCACTCTCAATCAAAGCGGTTCAATCGGATCCATGGAAAGAGGTTGAAGAGGCATTGGAAGAGGGTGATACTATCACCGTTACCGTTAGCAACATCGAACCGTACGGTATTTTTGTCGATCTTGGAAACGATATCGAAGGTTTCTTACATGTTTCAGAAATCACATGGGATAAAAATATTAAACACCCTAAAGATTATTTGACATTGGGTCAAGAGATTGACGTTGAAGTAATCGAAATCAACTCAAATACTCATAAATTACGTGTATCGTACAAACGTCTTCAACCGAAACCGTTTGAAGAGTTCATGAAAAAAACTCGTGAGGGTGATGTTGTTAAAGGGACGGTAACGTCGTTGACCGATTTTGGTGCATTTATCAAAGTGGGTGGCGTTGAAGGGTTGTTGCACAACCAAGATCTCTCATGGGACAAAAACGCCAAATGTAAAGAGAGCCTCAAAGTAGGTGATGAGATTGAAGTTAAAATAGCTAAAATCAATACCGAAGATGAAAAAATTTCATTGAACCGTAAAGCATTGGATGAGAGCCCGATCGATAAATTTGCTGCTACCCATAAAATGAATGAAGTTTTGAGTGCAACGGTACGTGATATTAAAGATTTCGGTGTATTCGTATCATTAGAGGGTGGTGTTGATGCATTAATCCGTAACGAAGATTTATTACCGATGACTCCGGAAGAACTTACTATTGGACAAGTAATCGATGCAGCTATCATGGTTATCGATGCTAAACGTGACCGTATCCGTCTCTCTGTACGTAAATTGGAACGTTTAAAAGATCAAGAGATGCTCAATGAAATTAATGATGATGAGAGCAACAGTCTTGGTGATTTGATTAAAGACAAATTGAAATAATTTTATGCGACGCGCTGCTTATTGGCTGTTTCCTATAATAGCTATAGCGGTTGCCATTTTTATTGTCGTTTTTATGGTTCAAATTAATCCCTCTTCATCTTTGGAGAGTGAAACTGCTCATGAAAACGACACTAATGTTTCAGTCTCTACCAATGAAGAAGCTCCGGGTTGGCTGAAACGTTTAAAGCTAACTACGGATACGGGATATGCTTATCCGGTTAATGATGTTTCACTTGAAACTGATTCCGGTTCTCTCGATTCAAAAGTTAAAAGATATCGTCTTATTGTAAATTTAAAAGACTCTTATGAGTTTTTTTGTTTAAAGCAAGAGCTTAAAAACACCACATTCTCCTATCTCTTAAATCAGAATGGTGAATCTATGAGTGTTGTAATCGATTCCAATGACGATACAGGACTTACCAATCTTGTATCAAAACTCAAAACCTATCAAATCACGGCAACACTTTCGCCGTATAAAGAGGATTAACCCGATGGAAAAATTAAAAATTGTCGTATGTGATCACATTCATGAAGAGGGTTTGAATCTTCTTCGTCGTGACGATAAAATTGAAATGATTTTTGCTGCCGATATGGATAAAACGGCTCTACTCGATGTTATTGCAACAGCCGATGTTGCGATTACACGAAGCTCTACCGATGTTGATGAAAAATTTATCAATGCCGTTAAAGGGAAAATGAAAGCAATCGTTCGTGCCGGTGTCGGTGTCGATAATGTTGATATTCCGGGATGTTCAAAAGAGGGAATTATCGTGATGAACGTCCCTACGGCGAATACTATTGCAGCGGTCGAACTTACTATGACTCACATGCTCTCTTGTATGCGTATGTTCCCGTACTCTCACGATCATTTGAAAAATCAACGTATCTGGAAACGTGAAAAATGGTACGGATATGAGTTAAAAGGGAAAAAACTCGGTGTTATCGGTTTCGGTAATATCGGTAGTCGTGTCGGTATCCGCTCGAAAGCATTTGAGATGGATGTTATCGCGTATGACCCCTATATCCACCCATCAAAAGCAACCGATGTTGGTGTTAAATATACCACTAATTTTGATGATATTTTGGCGTGTGACATCATCACTATCCATACTCCGAAAAATAAAGAGACTATTGGAATGATCGGAGAAGATCAAATCGCAAAAATGAAAGACGGTGTTGTTCTTATCAACTGTGCTCGTGGTGGATTGTATGATGAAGATGCCCTCTATAACGGTCTAAAATCAGGAAAAATCCGTTTTGCTGGGATTGATGTATTTAACAAAGAGCCTGCTACTAGCAACAAACTTCTCGATTTGGATAACATTTGTGTTTCTCCACATTTGGGTGCGAATACGTTTGAATCTCAACTCGGTATCGCTCTTGAAGCGGCGCAGCAAGCGATTGAAGCGGCAAAAGGTATCGCTTATCCTCATGCATTGAATCTCCCTATCGATGAGACAAAGATTCCATCGTTTGTGAAACCGTTTTTAGAAATGGGTCAAAAAGTGGGCTTCTTGGCATCACAAATTAACAAAGCACCTATCGTCTCTATCAAAGTAAGCGGTCGCGGTGATATCGCTGAGTACGTGAACTCATTGGCAACGTTCGTCACCGTAGGGGCATTGGCTGAAACATCAGGTGAGACCATCAACTACGTTAATGCCGATTTCGTAGCATCTGAGCGCGGTATCAAAATAGAAACAGAAGAGCTTCCGGAAAGCCCTGTGTATAAAAATCTTGTAACGGTTCGTTTGACTACCGATAAAGACGTTATCGAAATCAGCGCAACGATGTTTGGTGATGATGTCCAACGTATCGTGGATATCAACGGTTTTGGTGTAGATGTTGAACCGAAAGGGAACATGATTCTTTTCAAAAATACCGATGTTCCTGGGGTTATCGGACAAGTAGGGACAATGCTTGGCGCTCATAACGTCAACATCGCCGATTTTCGTTTGGGACGTAACAAAAGTGGTGAAGCGTTAGCGGTTATCATGGTCGATTCTGCCGTTAGCGATAAAACTCTTAAAGAACTTTCAGCCCTTAACGCGTGTATTAGCGTCTCTTACGCTCGCATTTAAATCTTTCCTCTTTGAGGAAAAGATTCTTCATAATATCCATATCTATCAGCAACCAAACAGCAAAACACTAGTAAAATTAAATAATGTCTTATCTTTTTGTTTTCTCTATTAACAATTTAAAGATTGCACCTCTTAAAATAATGGGCAGAAGTGGAGAAACGTATGGCAAAACGACAAGTTGTGAAAGTTCCTGCACAAATAAAAGACTCAACTCCTCAATTTCCTATCGTCGGTATCGGTGCCTCAGCAGGGGGGTTGGCGGCGTTTGAAAATTTCTTTTCCGGCATGCCTTTAGAAGATAATCCGAATATGGCTTTTGTCTTGGTACAGCACCTCTCACCTGATCATGTCAGTATCCTCGCTGAGATTATACGTCGTTATACCCGTATGGCGGTTTTCGAAGTGGAAGAGGGGATGAAGGTGGAGATTAATTGTGTTTATGTCATCCCTCCGGGGTATGATATGGCTTTTTTAAACGGTAAGCTCCAGTTACTTGAACCCTCACTATCACGTTCTCCCCATCTTCCTATCGATTTTTTCTTTCACTCTTTAGCTCAAGATCAGCATGAACACTCTATCGGGATTATCCTCTCCGGTAGCGGAAGTGATGGGACACAAGGGATAAAGGCGATTAAAGAAGTGGGAGGATTGGTGCTTGTCCAAACTCCTGAAACGACCGAATATGATAGTATGCCACGCAGTGCGATAGCAACCGATTTGGTCGATTATATCCTCCCTCCCTCAGCAATGCCGAATCAATTGATAGCTTATAGGGCACATACGGCTCGACATAGTATGCTCAATGAATCCCTCCCAAAATCGCAAAATATACTCGATAAGATTTTTATATTATTGCGCGCTCAGACGGGGCATGATTTTTCCCAATACAAGCCTAATACTATCCTACGGCGTATTGAGCGACGGCTTGTTATTTGTCAGATTGATGAGATGGGAAAATACGTCAAATATTTGCAGCAATCACCCGATGAAGTCAAAGCATTATTTCATGATTTGTTGATTGGAGTCACTAACTTTTTTCGCGATTCAGAGGCTTTTGTAGCGTTAAGAGAGGAGATTATCCCCAAGCTTTTTATCTCCGGAAAAGTGATTCGTGTGTGGAGTGTCGCGTGTTCATCGGGGGAAGAGGCATATTCTATCGCTATATTAATCAAAGAGTATATGGAAGAGACGAAACACAACGTTGCAGTGCAGATATTTGCGACCGATATTGATATCCGTTCCATAGAGATAGCGCGTGCAGGCTTCTATCCTGAGAGCATTGCTTCTAACATTTCGCCTGAGCGATTATCCCGTTTTTTTGTCCCTGAATCTGGAGGATACCGTATCCATAAAAGTATTCGCGATATGTTGATATTTTCCGAACACAGTGTCATTAAAGACCCTCCGTTTTCGAAGCTAGATCTCATTTGTTGCCGTAATCTTTTGATTTACATGAATTTTGATCTCCAAAGAAGATTGATACCGTTGTTTCATTATGCGCTAAATCCTGGTGGAACTCTTTTTTTAGGTTCATCTGAGACTATTGGTGAATTTAGTGATCTCTTTAGTATCGTAGATCAGAAATCCAAACTCTATCAACGTAAAATCGGTTCTATCCGAGGAGAGTATATATCAGTGAGTCGTCCATTTCCGAGTTCGATACACGTAACGCTTCCAGCTGGAATCGACAATGCGCCTAAACATACAAAAGTATCGATGCGTGAGATGATGGAACAGGCACTTTTGTCTCATATTCCTCTCTCAGGTGCTATCATAAAAGAGGATGGTGATATTCTCTATCTACATGGTCGTACTGGAAGGTATTTGGAACCGCAAGCGGGTGAAGCAGGCGCTATGAACATCTTTAAAATGGCACGTGAAGAGTTACGTCGTGAACTCTCTATGGCACTTCATAAAGCAATAGTGAGCCATGAAAATATCCATTATCCGAATCTATGCGTACAAAATAACGGTCTATTTAGTTCAGTGAATCTTACCGTCCGTTTTCTCTCAACATACGGTGAAAATGACCTCTCTCTCTATCTTGTCGTGTTTGAGGAGATTCCCTTTGTATCGATAGAGATTGGTAATGAACCAGAGAACAAAGAGGAGAGCAGACGTATTTCTCTTCTTACACAAGAGCTTTATGATCAAGAGACATTTCTAAAAATTGCCAATCAAAAACTGCAAACCTCCAATGAGGAGTTAAAATCGTTTAATGAAGAGATGCAATCACTCAATGAGGAGTTGCAATCGACGAACGAAGAGTTGGAAACCTCCAAAGAGGAGCTTCAATCGGTCAATGAAGAACTCTCTACCGTCAATGCCGAACTGCAAAGCAAAGTTGCCGATCTCTCACGAGCCAATAATGATATGAACAACCTCTTAGCCGGTACGAATGTCGGTACGG of the Sulfuricurvum sp. genome contains:
- a CDS encoding OsmC family protein, which produces MKITVSHLNEMKFEAKTEKSSFIIDCPQISPIEYFLSGLIGCTATDIVMLPQKSGNSVKNLSVSGEVVRNETPPRKFNTLHLEYSFDSDADDTTAARWVMASVETYCSTINTIRDTTTITYTIIHNGETICENEAMISGGGSDVDFGNLQGCNA
- a CDS encoding histidine triad nucleotide-binding protein, with product MCIFCKIINREIPSNLVKEDENFFAFHDINPKAPVHVLVIPKTHYNSFNDIPEGLMGKMGSFMQEVARELGIDQSGYRIISNIGENGGQEVGHLHFHILGGAKLKWGHFADADPKDFF
- the pheS gene encoding phenylalanine--tRNA ligase subunit alpha; translated protein: MNDGDMALEEWYNAIKTADTIDKIEEIRIAIFGKKGIMNAEFARMKDIPDAEKGTFAKELNIHKEGLNALLVDRKLFLAMEHLNATMKAEAVDVSLFSPTSERGALHPVMETMDRIVEYFTAMNFAVHTGPMVEDDFHNFEALNLPKYHPARDMQDTFYFADGKLLRTHTSPVQIRTMMATKPPIRMIAPGSVFRRDYDITHTPMFHQVEGLVVEDEGKVSFANLKFILEDFLKTMFGDVDVRFRPSFFPFTEPSAEVDISCIFCGGEGCRVCSRTGWLEVLGCGIVDPNVFKAVGYENVSGYAFGLGVERFAMLIHRIGDLRSLFEGDVRLLEQFR
- the pheT gene encoding phenylalanine--tRNA ligase subunit beta; its protein translation is MIVTKNWLNEWIDLSSVTTEQLLKTFNSIGLEVDSHEAMNVPNGVVIGFVEGCEKHPDADKLNVCQVNVGSEVRQIVCGASNVRAGIYVAVATVGAELPGGLTIKEAVLRGVDSHGMICSSKEIGLPSTGEGIMILDGSIGELVCGKNLNTYEPFCDDIIEIELTANRGDCLSIHGVARDLGAALNKELRERKTKVEPDGRLGIGRILQLQHQETYDVGLLYGAVDVKALSVPFIVALRMAILGESYPNVMITLLKYATHSSGVILRAYPFNALEETSGGKSMITLKRDENGYAALYGKTNLSIVGVSQNHDTRFEETEGLAIIEASYIPPEIIAKKMFETKIESCPHYYHTSRGSEPSLKYGIQYGMELLEKYSNSTLYGGYLELESPRETRIVTMDEEEFESFIGMKIDKTKLTQILKNLGMSISKPKTSSFAISIPSFRHDIVNKQDIVEEIVRIVGIDNIPSKPLLFSESNQHTADLESYKKVRLYRQRSAQSGFFESVHFVFNERSVCERFGFACTAHNQELLNPITANFDTLRPTLLIGLLNSASANVKVNQKKIALFESGMVFDTNRAESKRIGFILSGACEGDKISNSGKASSVDLAYFVQKVADIVGSFEMKETTPTHSLAHPYMAAKVMINGSVAGEIFRLHPSIESEFDLSTTFMCELEMDCLPYGLIQAQPYSKYQASFRDLSLMVPKTLTYEAIKEVISKHSSADIKRFYPVDRYSSESLGESVSLSLRFVLQSDEKTLEEEEITTSIEWILTALREELGVSLR
- the aroA gene encoding 3-phosphoshikimate 1-carboxyvinyltransferase, which codes for MMRAKVTASESFALVTDAIAPDKSISHRCAMFAVLAEGESRIENFLRAEDTLNTLKIVGHLGAKITDDGSVITIQSNGIQESPEILDCGNSGTGMRLFCGLLSSANGHFILSGDEYLKRRPMKRVTQPLRSIGAQLDGRNNGDLAPLSIRGASLKAFDYTSPIASAQVKSAMMLAALRSDGICTFREPELSRDHTERMLRGMGARVEVNGLETKIWPLEKPLQPLKIRVPADPSSAFFFAVAAAITPNSSVVIEGVTLNPTRIEAFKVLEKMGADITYTLNDETYEPVGTISVKYAPLKAVVVEENISWLIDELPALSIAMACAEGKSIIKNAEELRVKESDRIKTVVDNLNLCGIETEEYSDGYAVVGGTLQSAVVNSYGDHRIAMSFLIAGLRCGMEVEDIECINTSFPNFFELLGECTKVEK
- a CDS encoding 4-hydroxy-3-methylbut-2-enyl diphosphate reductase — protein: MKIELAESYGFCFGVKRAIKIAEENKNSATYGPLIHNANEIERLKRDFNVALSENLDSFKSGDTAVIRTHGIPKEELSLLKQREVNVIDATCPYVTKPQQICEEMSSQGYDIVIFGDEAHPEIKGVKSYGETHVYVVNSADEVDALRLREKVATVAQTTRKVEDYQQIVAKLMAKHKEVRVFNTICNATFDNQDAAYKLAKEADIMIVIGGKNSSNTKQLHSIAKDQCSDSYHIETPEEIDVAWFVGKIFCGISAGASTPDWIIQSVIERIQQISHS
- a CDS encoding 30S ribosomal protein S1 translates to MAFDNEAYEEENFAEMLEASFKEQESTRITEGEVVEIQEGDNRALVGVGEKLEGILPLDEIRDAEGKLLFNVGDKITVMVMGHYNERPKISYKKVLEQEKTLAFINAHKEDFESVVIEALVTKKNKGGYLLEADDVHFFLPRSLAAFKDTDQVVGKTIKAQVVKVDPAEASIVVSRRKLFNDERKRKKEVIDALMEEGKIIQGTVKKITSYGMFVDVGGIDGLVHYNEISYKGPVNPSKLYKEGDAVTVKAIAYDKDKRHLSLSIKAVQSDPWKEVEEALEEGDTITVTVSNIEPYGIFVDLGNDIEGFLHVSEITWDKNIKHPKDYLTLGQEIDVEVIEINSNTHKLRVSYKRLQPKPFEEFMKKTREGDVVKGTVTSLTDFGAFIKVGGVEGLLHNQDLSWDKNAKCKESLKVGDEIEVKIAKINTEDEKISLNRKALDESPIDKFAATHKMNEVLSATVRDIKDFGVFVSLEGGVDALIRNEDLLPMTPEELTIGQVIDAAIMVIDAKRDRIRLSVRKLERLKDQEMLNEINDDESNSLGDLIKDKLK